The following proteins are encoded in a genomic region of Oryctolagus cuniculus chromosome 13, mOryCun1.1, whole genome shotgun sequence:
- the FAM72A gene encoding protein FAM72A isoform X1 has translation MTTGSCSFEDRCVSVLCCRFCQQVLSSRGMKAVLLADTEIDLFSTDIPPTNAVDFIGRSYFTEICKCKLKDIACLKCGNIVGYHVIVPCSSCLLSCNNGHFWMFHSQAVYDINRLDSTGVNALLWGNLPEIEESTDEDVLDISAEECIR, from the exons ATGACCACCGGCAGCTGCAGCTTCGAGGACCGCTGCGTGTCGGTGCTGTGCTGCAGGTTCtgccagcaggtgctcagctccCGGGGAATGAAGGCCGTGCTGCTGGCCGACACCGAGATCGACCTTTTCTCCACCGACATCCCACCTACCAA TGCAGTAGACTTCATTGGAAGAAGCTATTTCACCGAAATCTGCAAATGTAAACTGAAGGACATCGCATGTTTAAAATG TGGAAACATTGTAGGCTATCATGTGATTGTTCCATGTAGTTCCTGCCTCCTTTCCTGCAACAACGGACACTTCTGGATGTTTCACAGCCAAGCCGTCTATGATATTAACAGACTGGACTCCACAG GTGTAAACGCCCTGCTTTGGGGAAACTTGCCAGAGATAGAAGAGAGTACCGATGAAGATGTGTTAGATATCTCAGCTGAGGAGTGCATTAGATGA
- the FAM72A gene encoding protein FAM72A isoform X2, producing MTTGSCSFEDRCVSVLCCRFCQQVLSSRGMKAVLLADTEIDLFSTDIPPTNAVDFIGRSYFTEICKCKLKDIACLKWCKRPALGKLARDRREYR from the exons ATGACCACCGGCAGCTGCAGCTTCGAGGACCGCTGCGTGTCGGTGCTGTGCTGCAGGTTCtgccagcaggtgctcagctccCGGGGAATGAAGGCCGTGCTGCTGGCCGACACCGAGATCGACCTTTTCTCCACCGACATCCCACCTACCAA TGCAGTAGACTTCATTGGAAGAAGCTATTTCACCGAAATCTGCAAATGTAAACTGAAGGACATCGCATGTTTAAAATG GTGTAAACGCCCTGCTTTGGGGAAACTTGCCAGAGATAGAAGAGAGTACCGATGA